Proteins encoded within one genomic window of Amycolatopsis nigrescens CSC17Ta-90:
- a CDS encoding acyl-CoA carboxylase subunit beta translates to MSEDWRQEVEEIARRRELAARLGGQRKVDRQHAAGRLTVRERIEALVDAGSFDEVGALAGLAVHDEDGRVAEFTPANFVVGTARLDGRRIAVGGDDFTVRGGAADAGIMEKQVYAERLANELGMPLVRLIEGTGGGGSVKMLEQHGFSYVPANPGWDLVVDNLSAVPVVAACLGPVAGLGAARAVMAHLCVLVEGAGQLFVAGPPLVKHATGEDLTKEELGGAGVHRRSGAVDRLAGSEAEAFELIRAFLGYLPSTVDELPPVTASDDDPERRAEALLSLVPRNRRRPYQLRPLLDGVFDAGSVFDYAGYGGSAYTGLARLDGHPVGVLATDPYRGATLTADGADAITRLVDLCETFHLPVVSLTDQAGMVIGLAGEKRGSIRHGARAITAVYQARVPAAEVIVRRVFGVGGAGITNRHRLVRRWAWPSGDWGSLPVEGGIEAAYRAEIEASPNPAEHIEAIRERLDRVRSPFRTAEKFLVEDIIDPRETRRRLCEWVHDAYRVLPKLLGRPSFGTRP, encoded by the coding sequence GTGAGTGAGGACTGGCGGCAGGAGGTCGAGGAGATCGCGCGGCGGCGGGAGCTGGCCGCGCGGTTGGGCGGCCAGCGGAAGGTCGACAGGCAGCACGCGGCGGGCAGGCTCACCGTGCGCGAGCGGATCGAGGCGCTGGTCGACGCGGGCAGTTTCGACGAGGTCGGCGCGCTGGCCGGGCTCGCCGTGCACGACGAGGACGGCAGGGTCGCCGAGTTCACTCCGGCCAACTTCGTGGTCGGCACGGCACGGCTGGACGGCAGGCGGATCGCGGTCGGCGGGGATGACTTCACCGTGCGCGGCGGCGCCGCCGACGCCGGGATCATGGAGAAGCAGGTCTACGCCGAACGTCTCGCCAACGAGCTCGGCATGCCGCTGGTCCGGCTGATCGAGGGCACCGGTGGCGGCGGCAGCGTGAAAATGCTGGAGCAGCACGGTTTCAGCTATGTGCCGGCCAACCCGGGCTGGGATCTGGTGGTGGACAACCTCTCCGCGGTGCCGGTGGTGGCCGCCTGCCTCGGCCCGGTGGCCGGGCTCGGCGCGGCCAGGGCGGTGATGGCCCATCTGTGCGTACTCGTCGAGGGCGCCGGGCAGCTGTTCGTGGCGGGGCCGCCGCTGGTCAAGCACGCGACAGGGGAGGACCTGACCAAGGAGGAGCTCGGCGGCGCCGGCGTGCACCGGCGCAGCGGTGCGGTGGACCGGCTGGCCGGCAGCGAGGCCGAGGCGTTCGAGCTGATCCGTGCCTTCCTCGGCTACCTTCCGTCCACTGTGGACGAGCTACCGCCGGTGACGGCGTCGGACGACGATCCGGAGCGTCGTGCCGAGGCGCTGCTGTCGCTGGTGCCGCGGAACCGGCGTCGTCCGTACCAGCTGCGGCCGTTGCTGGACGGGGTTTTCGACGCGGGCTCGGTGTTCGACTACGCGGGTTACGGCGGTTCCGCCTACACGGGACTGGCGCGTTTGGACGGTCACCCGGTCGGCGTGCTGGCCACGGACCCCTACCGCGGCGCGACGCTGACCGCCGACGGGGCGGACGCGATCACCCGGCTGGTGGACCTCTGCGAGACCTTCCACCTGCCGGTGGTCAGCCTGACCGACCAGGCCGGCATGGTGATCGGACTGGCGGGGGAGAAGCGCGGCTCGATCCGGCACGGCGCTCGCGCGATCACCGCCGTCTACCAGGCACGGGTGCCGGCGGCCGAGGTGATCGTCCGCCGGGTGTTCGGGGTCGGCGGCGCGGGCATCACCAACCGGCACCGGCTGGTCCGGCGGTGGGCGTGGCCGTCCGGCGACTGGGGCTCGTTGCCGGTCGAAGGCGGGATCGAGGCGGCCTACCGGGCGGAAATCGAAGCGTCGCCGAACCCGGCGGAGCACATCGAGGCGATCCGCGAACGGCTGGACCGGGTCCGCTCGCCGTTCCGGACCGCGGAGAAGTTCCTCGTCGAGGACATCATCGACCCCCGCGAAACCCGCCGGCGCCTGTGCGAATGGGTGCACGACGCCTACCGCGTGCTGCCGAAACTGCTCGGCCGCCCTTCCTTCGGCACCAGGCCCTGA
- a CDS encoding TetR/AcrR family transcriptional regulator, with amino-acid sequence MTEAGTDKAVPEPEDSVPRRLLSVATKLFADKGFDRTSVQEIVVAAGVTKGAMYHYFDSKDDLLSEIYGRVLRAQTEQLERVADGTAPLRDRLRTAAADVVVSSIANLDDTKIFMRSMHQLTPEKQKAVRAERRRYHERFRALVEEGQRSGEFRADQPAELVVDFFFGSVHHLGFWYRSTGALTAREVADHFADLLLNSLRP; translated from the coding sequence ATGACGGAAGCTGGTACGGACAAAGCGGTCCCGGAGCCGGAGGACTCGGTGCCGCGGCGGCTGCTGTCGGTCGCCACGAAGCTGTTCGCCGACAAGGGTTTCGACCGCACCTCCGTGCAGGAGATCGTGGTCGCCGCCGGGGTCACCAAGGGGGCGATGTACCACTACTTCGACTCCAAGGACGATCTGCTCTCCGAGATCTACGGCCGCGTGCTGCGGGCGCAGACCGAGCAGCTGGAGCGGGTGGCGGACGGCACCGCCCCGCTGCGGGATCGGCTGCGCACCGCCGCCGCCGATGTGGTGGTCAGCAGTATCGCCAACCTGGACGACACCAAGATCTTCATGCGGTCGATGCACCAGCTCACCCCGGAGAAGCAGAAGGCCGTGCGGGCCGAGCGCCGCCGTTACCACGAGCGGTTCCGCGCGCTGGTCGAGGAAGGCCAGCGGTCCGGGGAGTTCCGCGCGGACCAGCCCGCCGAACTGGTGGTGGACTTTTTCTTCGGCTCGGTGCACCACCTGGGTTTCTGGTACCGGAGCACGGGCGCGCTGACCGCGCGCGAGGTGGCCGACCACTTCGCCGACCTCCTCCTCAACTCCCTTCGCCCCTGA